The Prochlorococcus marinus str. MIT 9301 genome segment TTAAAACTACCAATAAATTTAATGGAACCGATCCTATTCTTGCCAAAAATACTGCTCCGACAAAATTCCAAAAAATCCCAACAGTAAAAAATGTCATGCTTATGGCTCGAAGAAAATCCATTTCAAAAGTTTTAATTAATAGTATTGTTACAAGCAATCCAGTTCCTGAAGAAATAGAACCATTTAATATACCTATAAGAAAAATAAAAATTAAAAATCTAATTTTATGAATAAAATTAAGTTTTTTATTACCAGATGATAAACCTAAATCTGGTTTAAGGAATGAATAAAAAGCTAATAGTATGGATATTATTCCTAAAATTAAATACAAATACTTTTCTGATATATATTCAATGACAGACGCCCCCAAAATTACTCCTGGTAACCCAAAAATTAAAATTTGCCAAGCAACTCTTATATCATTACCTAAAGATTTGTAATTTCTTAAGGACCCCCCAATTCCTAGTGCT includes the following:
- a CDS encoding sulfite exporter TauE/SafE family protein; translation: MLYLLTILLGNFDHSLFKSIYIFLISFFSNTFSAISGGGAGLLQLPALILSGVPYYQALASHKLATVALGIGGSLRNYKSLGNDIRVAWQILIFGLPGVILGASVIEYISEKYLYLILGIISILLAFYSFLKPDLGLSSGNKKLNFIHKIRFLIFIFLIGILNGSISSGTGLLVTILLIKTFEMDFLRAISMTFFTVGIFWNFVGAVFLARIGSVPLNLLVVLIIGSFTGGFFGAHLSKLNGNILIKKTFITVCILVGISLLIKSIKNFL